A genomic segment from Truepera sp. encodes:
- a CDS encoding DNA-directed RNA polymerase subunit beta, which yields MREIRNFGRIKEVIELPNLTNIQITSYDNLLQRGRASHERDNVGLQAAFREVFPIDETERGRQTDLVLDFLEYRLDEPEYDPEECREKDLTYQAGLFAKLQLVHKDTGLIKEDEVFLGDLPLMTDDGSFIINGADRVIVSQIHRSPGVYFTGSLTTANVMRYTASIIPMPKRGPWIEVEFDNSGVLWMKVNKRKFPFTLLLRVLGYGDVSIRELFAGHESVIDATLESEGAADIGSDEALLRLFTLLRPGDPPKVEKATQYLVGLLADARRYDLGDAGRFKMNTKLSLDFESNTLLGFEDGRFVDFGLVPTLQYLVRLQSGDEGYEGDDIDHLGNRRIRTVGELVADQIRVGLGRMARGVRERMLLGNPDAATPQKLVNSRPIVAALREFFGRSQLSQFKDQVNPLSELRHKRRISALGPGGLTRERAGFDVRDVHRTHYGRICPIETPEGANIGLITSLASFAQVNKLGFIEAPYRRVVKGRVTDEVVYIDAHDEDKVLIAQANTPLNDDGTFATETIVARKLGDAVFLSADQVDFMDVSPKQIISVPTSLIPFLEHDDANRALMGSNMQSQAVPLIRAQAPFVGTGVEERVSRDSGTVVLATEAGTVTYVDANRIVTENAKGIEREYLLTRFQRSNQNTNLNQRPVVGLGDKVVVDQAIADGPASDVGRLALGQNVLVALMPFDGYNFEDAIVLSENLVRSDAFTSVHIEKFEKEARDTKLGPEKITRDIPGLSEAALRDLDEDGVVRIGAEVRQGDILVGHTSFKGEKDPTPEERLLRSIFGEKAKEVKDTSLKVPPGDGGIVLRTVRFRKGDHGVELKPGVQEMVRVYVAQKRRLIEGDKLANRHGNKGVVAKIFAPEDMPFLADGTPVDMVFNPLGVPSRMNLGQILETHLGLAALKHGVSYVTPVFDGAREEEIKDLLESAANKETDEDVAAGFGNDQRELEVYRRAGKLGIIDRELTATEAHHALARSGKSVLFDGRTGEAIDAPIVVGIMYIMKLYHMVEDKMHARSTGPYSLITQQPLGGKAQFGGQRLGEMEVWALKAHGAAFTLQEMLTIKSDDIDGRNAAYEAIVKGNDVLEPTIPESFKVLVKELHSLGLDVTVLDADDRPVSIFDETGRHW from the coding sequence GGGCCTCTTCGCCAAGCTGCAGCTCGTTCACAAAGACACGGGGCTGATCAAGGAGGACGAGGTCTTCCTGGGCGACCTACCGCTCATGACCGACGACGGCTCCTTCATCATCAACGGCGCCGACCGCGTGATCGTCTCGCAGATCCACCGCAGCCCTGGCGTCTACTTCACCGGCTCCCTGACGACCGCGAACGTGATGCGCTACACGGCGAGCATCATCCCCATGCCGAAGCGCGGCCCCTGGATCGAGGTGGAGTTCGACAACTCCGGGGTGTTGTGGATGAAGGTGAACAAGCGCAAGTTCCCGTTCACCCTCCTCCTGCGCGTCCTCGGCTACGGCGACGTCAGCATCCGCGAACTCTTCGCGGGCCACGAAAGCGTGATAGACGCAACCCTCGAGTCGGAGGGCGCTGCGGACATCGGCTCGGACGAGGCGCTGCTGCGCCTGTTCACGCTGCTGCGCCCGGGCGATCCTCCGAAGGTCGAGAAGGCGACGCAGTACCTGGTCGGCCTGCTGGCCGACGCGCGGCGCTACGACCTCGGCGACGCGGGCCGCTTCAAGATGAACACCAAGCTCTCCCTCGACTTCGAGTCCAACACCCTGTTGGGCTTCGAGGATGGGCGTTTCGTCGACTTCGGTCTCGTTCCCACCCTGCAGTACCTCGTGAGGCTTCAGTCCGGCGACGAGGGTTACGAGGGCGACGACATCGACCACCTGGGGAACCGCCGCATCCGGACCGTCGGGGAACTCGTTGCCGACCAGATCCGCGTCGGCCTTGGCCGCATGGCGCGGGGCGTGCGCGAGCGCATGCTCCTGGGCAACCCCGACGCTGCCACGCCGCAGAAACTGGTCAACAGCCGCCCGATCGTGGCGGCGCTTCGCGAGTTCTTCGGCCGCAGCCAGCTCAGTCAGTTCAAGGATCAGGTGAACCCGCTCTCCGAGTTGCGCCACAAGCGCCGCATCTCGGCCCTCGGGCCGGGCGGCCTCACGCGCGAACGGGCCGGCTTCGACGTCCGCGACGTTCACCGCACGCACTACGGTCGCATCTGCCCGATCGAGACGCCGGAAGGCGCCAACATCGGCCTCATCACCTCACTCGCGAGCTTCGCCCAGGTGAACAAGCTCGGCTTCATCGAGGCGCCTTACCGGCGTGTCGTGAAAGGACGTGTTACCGACGAGGTCGTGTACATCGATGCGCACGACGAGGACAAGGTCCTCATCGCGCAGGCGAACACGCCGCTGAACGACGACGGCACGTTCGCCACCGAGACGATAGTGGCCCGCAAGCTGGGCGACGCCGTGTTCCTCAGCGCCGATCAGGTCGACTTCATGGACGTGTCGCCGAAGCAGATAATTTCGGTCCCCACGTCGCTCATACCGTTCCTCGAGCACGACGACGCCAACCGCGCGCTCATGGGTTCGAACATGCAATCCCAGGCCGTTCCGCTCATAAGGGCGCAGGCGCCGTTCGTCGGCACGGGCGTGGAGGAGCGCGTCTCGCGTGACTCCGGGACCGTCGTCCTGGCCACCGAGGCCGGCACCGTCACGTACGTCGACGCGAACCGCATCGTCACCGAGAACGCGAAGGGCATCGAGCGCGAGTACCTGCTCACCCGCTTCCAGCGTTCCAACCAGAACACCAACCTGAACCAGCGGCCCGTCGTCGGCCTCGGCGACAAGGTGGTCGTCGACCAGGCGATCGCCGACGGTCCCGCCTCGGACGTGGGGCGCCTGGCGCTGGGCCAGAACGTGCTCGTCGCGCTCATGCCCTTCGACGGTTACAACTTCGAGGACGCCATCGTGTTGTCGGAGAACCTCGTTCGCAGCGACGCCTTCACGAGCGTCCACATCGAGAAGTTCGAGAAGGAAGCGCGCGACACCAAGCTCGGCCCCGAGAAGATCACCCGCGACATCCCGGGCCTGTCCGAAGCAGCGCTGCGCGACCTCGACGAGGACGGCGTCGTGCGCATCGGCGCAGAGGTGCGCCAGGGGGACATCCTCGTCGGCCACACCAGCTTCAAGGGCGAGAAGGACCCGACGCCCGAGGAACGCCTGCTGCGCTCGATCTTCGGCGAGAAGGCCAAGGAGGTCAAGGACACCTCGCTCAAGGTCCCGCCGGGCGACGGCGGCATCGTGCTGCGCACCGTCCGCTTCCGCAAGGGCGATCACGGGGTGGAACTCAAACCGGGCGTTCAGGAGATGGTGCGCGTCTACGTGGCGCAGAAGCGCCGCCTGATCGAGGGTGACAAGCTGGCGAACCGCCACGGGAACAAGGGCGTCGTCGCCAAGATATTCGCCCCCGAGGACATGCCGTTCCTCGCCGACGGCACCCCCGTCGACATGGTCTTCAACCCCCTCGGCGTCCCCTCGCGCATGAACCTTGGCCAGATCCTCGAGACCCACTTGGGGTTGGCGGCCCTGAAGCACGGCGTTTCGTACGTGACGCCCGTCTTCGACGGCGCGCGCGAGGAGGAGATCAAGGACCTCCTCGAGTCCGCCGCCAACAAGGAGACGGACGAGGACGTGGCCGCCGGCTTCGGCAACGACCAGCGCGAGCTGGAGGTATACCGGCGCGCGGGCAAGCTCGGCATCATCGACCGCGAGCTGACCGCCACCGAGGCGCACCACGCCCTCGCCCGCTCGGGCAAGTCGGTGCTCTTCGACGGCCGCACGGGGGAGGCCATCGACGCCCCCATCGTGGTCGGGATCATGTACATCATGAAGCTCTATCACATGGTCGAGGACAAGATGCACGCCCGCTCCACCGGCCCCTACTCCCTGATCACCCAGCAGCCGCTCGGAGGCAAGGCGCAGTTCGGCGGCCAGCGCTTGGGTGAGATGGAAGTCTGGGCCCTCAAGGCCCATGGAGCCGCCTTCACTCTGCAGGAGATGCTGACCATCAAGTCCGACGACATCGACGGCCGCAACGCCGCTTACGAGGCGATCGTCAAGGGGAACGACGTCCTCGAGCCGACCATCCCCGAGTCGTTCAAGGTGCTGGTGAAGGAACTCCACTCCCTCGGACTGGACGTGACGGTACTAGACGCCGACGACAGACCCGTGAGCATCTTCGACGAGACAGGACGGCACTGGTGA